The following proteins come from a genomic window of Sardina pilchardus chromosome 1, fSarPil1.1, whole genome shotgun sequence:
- the LOC134069222 gene encoding PE-PGRS family protein PE_PGRS33-like, whose product MSSLRIVLLGKTRSGKSASGKTILGRGTFQIEVNETCAKMHTEVDGRQIELIDTPGSIDAGNETDLLKNELQKISLPGPHAFLLVIRLDARLKERNTVKWIRENFGEEVLKYTIVLLTHGDVLEGEPVEGFLQRRPALSSLIKDAGGRYHVLNNKSKDRTQVRELLEKIEAMVEENGGGYYEWMRTWETKREIMTGTVRLVVSIVLAFVKVVVKDLEEVLEPLMNEAGVLKEVALGAACGATGAAAVGEALGGPREVAAFAMTTVLFTVKHAIIAKREAAFIGLVAGGAAGAGVGALVGSVEGVIAGAAVSAVGAAVGAVAVAVLLTDAAKQELVQFVRGPIRALLGVALGAVLAASVVIAAAGAVVGATVGGAGAAGAAGIGAAGAAGAGAAGAAGIGAAGIGAAVGAAVGALLGFTGGPIGAVVAAVGSVAVTGAAAGAAAGTLVRSLGGPIKAEVIANAEIIVAVAGFGALTAALVGLMVGEALVLSVAGPIAVLLAAGSVAGCAVAGAGTAAGAAVGFLGGTTGAARGAARGALVGLLAGPIGASVVVGVAGAVVGPAVGAIGGSIGAGATAGAAVGFVGGPIIAAVSAAGGAAGGAVAGTLTFQRERVRRFLNRMQL is encoded by the exons A TGTCTTCTCTGAGGATTGTGCTGCTGGGCAAAACTAGGAGTGGCAAGAGTGCCTCGGGAAAGACCATCCTGGGGAGGGGAACTTTTCAAATAGAAGTCAACGAGACCTGTGCTAAGATGCACACTGAGGTGGATGGTAGACAGATTGAGTTGATTGATACACCAGGATCAATTGATGCAGGAAATGAGACAGATCTGCTGAAAAATGAGCTACAGAAGATATCTCTTCCTGGGCCCCATGCCTTCCTACTGGTGATTAGACTGGATGcaagattgaaagagagaaacacagtgaAGTGGATCAGAGAGAACTTTGGTGAAGAAGTTTTAAAGTACACCATAGTGCTCCTCACCCATGGAGATGTGCTAGAAGGAGAGCCAGTGGAGGGGTTTCTGCAAAGACGTCCTGCTCTCTCGTCACTTATCAAAGATGCTGGAGGTAGATATCATGTCCTCAACAATAAGAGTAAAGACAGGACTCAGGTCAGAGAACTACTGGAGAAGATAGAGGCCATGGTGGAGGAGAATGGAGGAGGGTACTATGAGTGGATGAGAACAtgggagacaaagagggagataaTGACAGGAACAGTAAGATTAGTAGTATCAATAGTCCTAGCTTTTGTCAAGGTAGTAGTGAAAGATTTAGAAGAAGTATTAGAACCATTAATGAATGAAGCTGGAGTACTAAAAGAAGTAGCATTAGGAGCCGCCTGTGGAGcaacaggagcagcagcagtgggagaAGCATTAGGAGGACCAAGAGAAGTAGCAGCATTTGCAATGACAACAGTATTATTTACAGTGAAACATGCGATAATAGCAAAAAGAGAAGCAGCATTTATAGGATTAgttgcaggaggagcagcaggagcaggagtaggtgcacTAGTAGGTTCTGTTGAAGGAGTAATAGCAGGAGCAGCAGTATCAGCAGTAGGAGCAGCGGTAGgcgcagtagcagtagcagtattACTAACAGACGCAGCAAAACAAGAACTAGTACAATTTGTCAGAGGACCGATAAGAGCTTTATTGGGAGTAGCATTAGGAGCAGTGTTAGCAGCATCAGTAGTaatagcagcagcaggagcagtggTAGGTGCAACagtaggaggagcaggagcagcaggagcagcaggaataggagcagcaggagcagcaggagcaggagcagcaggagcagcaggaataGGAGCAGCAGGAATAGGAGCAGCAGTGGGGGCAGCAGTAGGAGCACTTTTAGGGTTCACAGGAGGACCAATCGGAGCAGTGGTAGCAGCGGTAGGATCAGTGGCAGTAACAGGAGCCGCAGCCGGAGCGGCAGCAGGAACACTAGTCAGATCCTTAGGAGGACCAATAAAAGCAGAAGTAATAGCCAATGCAGAAATCatagtagcagtagcaggatTTGGAGCGCTAACGGCAGCATTAGTGGGATTAATGGTAGGAGAAGCGCTAGTACTTTCCGTAGCAGGACCAATAGCAGTGCTACTAGCAGCAGGATCAGTAGCAGGATGTGCAGTAGCAGGGGcaggaacagcagcaggagcagcagtagGATTCTTAGGAGGAACAACGGGAGCAGCAAGAGGAGCAGCAAGGGGAGCGCTAGTAGGACTCTTAGCAGGACCAATAGGAGCATCAGTGGTAGTGGGAGTAGCAGGGGCAGTAGTTGGACCAGCAGTAGGAGCAATAGGAGGATCAATAGGAGCAGGGGcaacagcaggagcagcagtagGATTTGTAGGAGGACCAATAATAGCAGCAGTAAgtgcagcaggaggagcagcaggaggagctgtAGCAGGAACATTaacatttcagagagagagagtgaggaggttTCTGAATAGAATGCAACTGTAG